The Sulfurospirillum diekertiae genomic sequence AAAAGTGGTAGTGGAGGCAAGCTAAAGTCGTTTCGCTTGGTGATTGATCGAGTGGATCGCTACTCTCTTTTTTGTATTATCCAGACACTCACCTCTTTGCACCTACCCTATATGGTGATCAAGGAAGATAAAGTTCCTCTCATTTATATAGAAGAAAAAAGTGAGAAACAGCTAAACCAAGTTGTTCTTGAACTTGAAAAATACGATATAAAATCAAAAATTGTCGAGGTTTGGTTATGAAACAGAAGAAAATCATTGTATGCGATGCAATCCACGAAAAAGGTTTTCAAATCTTACGTGCTGAGAAGGATATAGAAGTTATTGATGCTGTGCGTTTACCCAAAGATGAACTTTTAAAAATAATCGGTGACTGTGATGTTGCCATTACACGTAGTTCTACCGATGTTGATGAAAAATTTCTTAATGCAGCAACGAATTTAAAAGCCATTGTCCGAGCGGGTGTGGGTGTTGATAACGTGGATCAAGATGGTTGTAGCAGACGCGGTATCATTGCCATGAACGTACCAACAGCCAATACCATTGCAGCAGTAGAACTTACCATGGCACACCTTTTAGGAACAGCACGAAGTTTTGTAAACGCCAATAATCACCTCAAAATCGAGCGTGTGTGGAACCGTGAGAAATGGTATGGTGTTGAGCTTTGTGAAAAACGTCTTGGTATTATTGGTTTTGGTAATATTGGCAGTCGTGTAGGAATTCGTGCTAAAGCCTTCGGCATGGATGTTGTTGCCTATGATCCGTATATCTCTGCTTCAAAAGTGACTGACCTTGGAATGACTTATACTGAAAATTTTGATGACATCTTGAGTTGTGATTTTATTACGATTCATACTCCAAAAAATAAAGAGACCATTAACATCATCTCCCATGATGAAATTGCAAAGATGAAAGATGGCGTTAGACTTATTAACTGTGCACGGGGTGGTTTGTACAATGAAGAAGCCTTGTTTGAAGGTATAAAAAGTGGAAAAATTGCATTTGCAGGTATTGATGTTTTTTCAAAAGAGCCAGCAACAAGTCATCCGCTGTTAGACCTTGAGCATATCTGTGTTACTCCTCACTTAGGTGCCAATACGTTAGAGTCTCAAGAGAAAATTGCAATTCAAGCGGCTGAAAATGCGATTAGTGCAGCACGTGGTATTAGCTATCCTAATGCGCTTAACTTGCCAATTAAAGCCGAAGACATTCCTGCCTTTATTGAACCGTATTTAGAGCTTGTACAAAAAATGGGTTTCTTGGCAGCACAGCTTAACCGTTCTGCAATTAAGTCCGTTAAACTTGAGTTAGAAGGTGACATTGGCTCTTACGCCAAATCACTGCTTACTTTTGGAATTGTAGGTTCTCTTAAAGAGGCTAATGACAACAAAATTAACTATGTCAATGCTGAATTTGTTGCTAAAGAAAAGAATATTGAAACAAAATTTGAAGTTGTCAACAGTACCAGTGGCTATAAAAATCAAGCGACATTAATTTTAACAACGGAAAAAGATGTTGTGAGTATTAGTGGAACAGTTTTTGGTGAAAATGAGCAACGTATTGTGGGTATTAATGGATTTAAATTTGACTTTAAACCAAAAGGTAAAATGATTATCTTTAAAAACCATGACGTACCGGGTGTTATTGCACATATTGCTTCTACTTTGGCCAAAGAAGGGATTAATATTGCGGACTTTAGATTGGGTCGTGGTGCCAATAAATTTGCGATGGCCGTTATCTTGGTTGATACGGATATTGATAAAAAAATCATTGCAGAACTCAATCAACTCGAAACATGTGTTTGGGTTGCTTACGCTGTTTTATAATCTACTCCAATAATCTTAAGGCAGAACATGTATAGTATGTGTTCTGCCTTTTCTTCTTTGTTTAAATAAAATTAACTTATCTTTACAGAATTCACTTATTACGGCTTCAGAATCTATTTAAAAAAGTAAAATTTTATTATCTTTTTCTAAAACATTGTGCTTAGTTTTTTTTGATAAATAAATAAATATTATAAATTTGATAATATTGTTATAATTAATGAAATAAGGACAGGTTTTTGCATGAAAATCTTTTTTTTTAGCTTTACTAACGTTGAGTAGCTGCTTTGCGCACGAGGGGCTTAGTTTAGAAAATGCCATTGCAAAAGTGAAAGCCAATAACCAAGAAATTGCGATTGCAAAATTTGATGAACACATCAAAACATTAGAACATCAAGCGGCCGTTGGTCAAAACTATGGCAGTGTGGATCTTTCCCAAGTGGCAGTTCGCAGTAATGATGCGCTGAATATTTTTGGCTACAAACTTCAATCCCGCCAAGCGACCTTTGCAGATTTTGGGTTTGCAGATTTTGTAAAAAATCCAAGTGATCCAAATGTTCTGAAGATAATGCCCAATGATCTAAACAACCCAGCAGATCGTAACCATTTTCAAACCAAAATCGAATACACACTCCCTCTTTACACGGGAGGTAAGTTGGAGCAATACGGTAAGATCACCAAAGCACTCCAAGAGATGAGTACGTTAGACCTTGAAGCACTCACCCTTGAAAAAATCTATGAGCTTAAAAAGAGTTTTTTTGCTATTTCTCTTTTGGACAACCA encodes the following:
- the serA gene encoding phosphoglycerate dehydrogenase, which translates into the protein MKQKKIIVCDAIHEKGFQILRAEKDIEVIDAVRLPKDELLKIIGDCDVAITRSSTDVDEKFLNAATNLKAIVRAGVGVDNVDQDGCSRRGIIAMNVPTANTIAAVELTMAHLLGTARSFVNANNHLKIERVWNREKWYGVELCEKRLGIIGFGNIGSRVGIRAKAFGMDVVAYDPYISASKVTDLGMTYTENFDDILSCDFITIHTPKNKETINIISHDEIAKMKDGVRLINCARGGLYNEEALFEGIKSGKIAFAGIDVFSKEPATSHPLLDLEHICVTPHLGANTLESQEKIAIQAAENAISAARGISYPNALNLPIKAEDIPAFIEPYLELVQKMGFLAAQLNRSAIKSVKLELEGDIGSYAKSLLTFGIVGSLKEANDNKINYVNAEFVAKEKNIETKFEVVNSTSGYKNQATLILTTEKDVVSISGTVFGENEQRIVGINGFKFDFKPKGKMIIFKNHDVPGVIAHIASTLAKEGINIADFRLGRGANKFAMAVILVDTDIDKKIIAELNQLETCVWVAYAVL